A single genomic interval of Oryza sativa Japonica Group chromosome 7, ASM3414082v1 harbors:
- the LOC9271378 gene encoding uncharacterized protein isoform X4 → MPASVPPDRRRLESSGNSLNENPSTVVDGHLRPACLIPGTASRGAKTTSAAVLKLAVLSPAPKLRSGGVVGIQARHQAYAAPMVQGTDVIHAVAIRLGDSAALVLQFVDQGAAEYAVEHTLHKMRGRHRGGRLKMKLDVKKMDFDERTMWKMDFDDRVMLKIDFDVKENG, encoded by the exons ATGCCCGCCTCCGTGCCGCCAGATCGCCGTCGCCTGGAGTCTTCGGGGAACAGCCTCAACGAAAATCCGAGCACCGTCGTCGACGGCCATCTCCGCCCAGCGTGCCTGATCCCTGGAACAGCCTCGCGCGGTGCCAAAACCACATCCGCCGCCGTCTTGAAGCTGGCCGTCCTCTCGCCAG CTCCGAAGCTCCGAtctggcggcgtcgtcggcatcCAGGCAAGACATCAAGCCTACGCTGCACCAA TGGTGCAGGGGACCGATGTGATCCATGCTGTCGCAATCAG GTTAGGGGACTCTGCAGCCTTGGTGCTGCAATTTGTTGATCAAGGAGCAGCTGAGTATGCAG TTGAGCATACTCTGCATAAGATGAGAGGAAGGCACAGGGGAGGGAGACTGAAAATGAAGCTCGACGTTAAGAAAATGGACTTTGATGAGAGGACGATGTGGAAAATGGACTTTGATGATAGGGTGATGCTGAAAATCGACTTTGATGTTAAAGAAAATGGTTGA
- the LOC4344028 gene encoding hydrophobic protein LTI6A, with translation MADSTATCIDIILAIILPPLGVFFKFGCGIEFWICLLLTFFGYLPGIIYAVWVITK, from the exons ATGGCGGACAGCACGGCGACCTGCATCGACATCATCCTCGCCATCATCCTGCCGCCGCTCGGCGTCTTCTTCAAGTTCGGCTGCGGG ATTGAGTTCTGGATCTGCTTGCTGCTCACCTTCTTCGGCTACCTCCCCGGCATCATCTACGCTGTCTGGGTCATCACCAAGTAG
- the LOC4344029 gene encoding H/ACA ribonucleoprotein complex subunit 4, whose amino-acid sequence MSSPPPAAAASPSSELTKSKKKKIKSKDAATAAAVDPPSLAEAEAKTDGYLIKPQSLVPSLDTSTWPLLLKNYDRLNVRTGHYTPLPSGHSPLKRPIAEYLRYGVINLDKPSNPSSHEVVAWIKRLLRVDKTGHSGTLDPKVTGNLIVCVDRATRLVKSQQGAGKEYVCVARFHAAVPDTARVARALEALTGAVFQRPPLISAVKRQLRVRTIYESKLLEHDADRHLAVFWISCEAGTYVRTLCVHLGLLLGVGAHMQELRRVRSGILGEQDNMVTMHDVMDARWAMDNYNDETYLRRIVMPLEVLLTSYKRLVVKDSAVNAICYGAKLMIPGLLRFENDIDVGEEVVLMTTKGEAIAIGIAEMTTAVMATCDHGAVAKIKRVVMDRDTYPRKWGLGPVALKKKKMVAEGLLDKHGKPNEKTPAEWIRNVALPTGGDAMIASIAAAPEEAKVKAEQDVVATEEVKEKKKKKKHKDEEDAADEGRKRKIEDDDASASVPVKKIKVEESAEEVEGEKSEKKKKKKKDKGEQGSGDAEVKEEKADISDGEKVGSEKKKKKKKSKEGGDVVDPESAANGDGVEAEKSEKKKEKKKKKSRDTEEA is encoded by the coding sequence AtgtcctccccgccgccggccgccgccgcctccccctcctccgagCTAACCaagtccaagaagaagaagatcaagtccaaggacgccgccaccgccgccgccgtcgacccgccGTCCCTCGCCGAGGCGGAGGCGAAGACCGACGGCTACCTCATCAAGCCGCAGTCGCTGGTCCCCTCCCTCGACACCTCGACATGGCCGCTCCTCCTCAAGAACTACGACCGCCTCAACGTCCGCACCGGCCACTACACCCCGCTCCCCTCCGGCCACTCGCCGCTCAAGCGCCCCATCGCCGAGTACCTCCGCTACGGCGTCATCAACCTCGACAAGCCCTCCAACCCCTCCTCGCACGAGGTCGTCGCCTGGATCAAGCGCCTCCTCCGCGTCGACAAGACCGGCCACAGCGGCACGCTCGACCCCAAGGTCACCGGCAACCTCATCGTCTGCGTCGACCGCGCCACCCGCCTCGTCAAGTCGCAGCAGGGCGCCGGCAAGGAGTACGTCTGCGTCGCGCGCTTCCACGCCGCAGTCCCCGACACCGCCCGCGTCGCCCGCGCGCTCGAGGCTCTCACCGGCGCCGTGTTCCAGCGGCCCCCGCTCATCTCCGCCGTCAAGCGCCAGCTCAGGGTGAGGACCATCTACGAGAGCAAGCTGCTCGAGCACGACGCCGACCGGCACCTCGCCGTGTTCTGGATCTCCTGCGAGGCCGGGACCTATGTCAGGACGCTCTGCGTCCACCTTGGCCTGctgctcggcgtcggcgcgcaTATGCAGGAGCTGCGCCGCGTGCGATCGGGGATCCTCGGGGAGCAGGATAACATGGTCACGATGCACGATGTCATGGACGCGAGGTGGGCGATGGACAACTACAACGATGAGACTTACTTGCGGCGCATCGTGATGCCTCTCGAGGTATTGCTTACTAGCTACAAGAGGCTTGTTGTTAAGGACTCTGCTGTCAATGCTATATGCTATGGTGCTAAGCTTATGATACCCGGGTTGCTCCGGTTTGAAAATGATATCGATGTCGGGGAGGAGGTGGTTCTCATGACCACTAAAGGAGAGGCCATTGCTATTGGTATTGCCGAGATGACCACCGCTGTTATGGCGACTTGTGACCATGGTGCAGTCGCAAAGATTAAGAGGGTGGTGATGGATAGAGACACGTATCCGAGGAAGTGGGGGCTTGGTCCGGTTGCGctcaagaagaaaaagatggTCGCAGAGGGTTTACTGGATAAGCATGGGAAGCCAAATGAGAAGACCCCAGCTGAGTGGATCCGGAATGTGGCACTTCCTACTGGTGGTGATGCGATGATCGCTAGCATTGCAGCTGCTCCTGAAGAGGCCAAGGTGAAGGCGGAACAGGATGTGGTTGCGACTGAAGAGGtcaaggagaagaaaaagaagaagaagcacaAGGATGAGGAGGATGCTGCCGACGAAGGCCGCAAGAGGAAGATTGAGGATGATGACGCGTCTGCTTCTGTGCCTGTAAAGAAGATCAAGGTTGAAGAGAGTGCTGAGGAGGTAGAAGGGGAGAAGagtgagaagaagaagaagaagaagaaagacaagGGTGAACAAGGATCAGGTGATGCAGAGGTGAAGGAAGAGAAGGCTGATATATCTGATGGGGAGAAGGTTGGCagtgagaagaaaaagaaaaagaagaagagcaaGGAAGGAGGTGATGTTGTGGATCCAGAGAGCGCAGCCAATGGAGATGGCGTGGAAGCTGAGAAAagcgaaaagaaaaaggagaagaaaaagaagaagagtcgAGATACAGAGGAGGCATAA
- the LOC4344026 gene encoding cytochrome P450 709B2, with protein MGYGWALAAVLATWCLLDALSRLVWRPRAVAAALRRQGVRGPGYRLLVGSLGDINKLRADAAGAGGAAALDVASHDFIPFVQPQFRQWIPLYGRVFLYWFGWTPDMCVADVEVAKQVLSDRTGLFPKNVTTPMLLKLFGRGLVLANGDEWQRHKKVVHPAFNTDKLKMMTATMAGVARSMVSRWEEKVASHGGKVVIELSSQFEELTADVISHTAFGSSYAEGKQVFMAIKELQFIAFSSLLSVQIPGSRYFPTKKNLKVWRLDRKVRSTLMQIISNRLAAAAKEKAGGGGGGYGEDLLGLMLEASAPPELGTKRRQPPVLSMDEIIDECKTFFFAGQETTSHLLSWTMFLLSTHPDWQDKLREEAVRECAGAGAGDDDDQLPTYDMLGKLKLLNQFLLETLRLYSPVPAIRRRTAAAVEMGGVTVPGGTMLTFPIATMHRDEEVWGADAGVFDPMRFDGGGGAMAKLLSFSTGPRACVGQSFAMVEAKAVVAAILRRFRLELSPEYVHAPTDVITLRPKHGLPMVVTRVHA; from the exons ATGGGTTACGGAtgggcgctcgccgccgtgctggCGACGTGGTGCCTGCTCGACGCGCTGTCGCGCCTCGTGTGGCGGCCGCGCGCCGTGGCCGCGGCGCTGCGGCGGCAGGGCGTGCGCGGCCCCGGGTACAGGCTGCTCGTCGGGAGCCTCGGCGACATCAACAAGctccgcgcggacgccgccggcgccggcggcgccgcggcgctcgACGTCGCCTCCCACGACTTCATCCCCTTCGTCCAGCCTCAGTTCCGCCAATGGATCCCTCTCTACG GGCGAGTGTTCTTGTACTGGTTTGGATGGACGCCGGACATGTGCGTGGCCGACGTCGAGGTGGCGAAGCAGGTGCTCTCGGACAGGACAGGGCTGTTCCCCAAGAACGTGACGACACCGATGCTGCTCAAGCTGTTCGGCAGGGGGCTCGTCCTGGCCAACGGCGACGAGTGGCAGCGACACAAGAAGGTCGTCCACCCCGCCTTCAACACGGACAAGCTCAAG ATGATGACGGCGACAATGGCCGGCGTCGCACGGTCGATGGTGTCGAGGTGGGAGGAGAAGGTGGCGAGCCATGGCGGGAAGGTGGTGATCGAGCTGAGCAGCCAGTTCGAGGAGCTGACTGCGGACGTGATCTCTCACACGGCGTTCGGGAGCAGCTACGCGGAGGGGAAGCAGGTTTTCATGGCGATCAAGGAGCTCCAGTTCATCGCCTTCTCAAGCCTTCTCAGCGTCCAAATCCCAGGCTCCAG GTATTTTCCAACCAAGAAGAATCTGAAAGTATGGAGGCTGGACAGGAAGGTGAGGAGTACGCTGATGCAGATAATCAGCAAcagactcgccgccgccgcgaaggagaaggccggcggcggtggcggtggctacGGCGAGGACCTGCTCGGGCTGATGCTGGAGGCCAGCGCGCCACCGGAGCTGGGCACGAAGCGTCGTCAGCCGCCGGTGCTGAGCATGGACGAGATCATCGACGAGTGCAAGACCTTCTTCTTTGCCGGGCAGGAGACCACCTCGCACCTCCTCTCCTGGACCATGTTTCTTCTCAGCACGCACCCGGACTGGCAGGACAAGCTCCGGGAAGAAGCCGTGAGAGagtgcgccggcgccggcgccggggacgacgacgaccagctCCCCACCTACGACATGCTCGGCAAGCTGAAGCTG CTAAATCAGTTCTTACTGGAGACGCTGCGGCTGTACAGCCCGGTGCCGGCGATCcggaggcggacggcggcggcggtggagatgggCGGCGTGACGGTGCCGGGAGGCACGATGCTGACGTTCCCGATCGCGACGATGCACCGCGACGAGGAGGTGTGGGGCGCCGACGCCGGGGTGTTCGACCCGATGaggttcgacggcggcggcggcgccatggccaAGCTGCTGTCCTTCTCCACGGGGCCGAGGGCGTGCGTCGGGCAGAGCTTCGCCATGGTCGAGGCGaaggccgtcgtcgccgcgatACTCAGGCGGTTCAGGCTGGAGCTCTCGCCGGAGTACGTCCACGCGCCCACCGACGTCATCACGCTCCGCCCCAAGCACGGCCTCCCCATGGTCGTCACACGCGTCCACGCGTGA
- the LOC9271378 gene encoding uncharacterized protein isoform X3, translated as MPASVPPDRRRLESSGNSLNENPSTVVDGHLRPACLIPGTASRGAKTTSAAVLKLAVLSPAPAPKLRSGGVVGIQARHQAYAAPMVQGTDVIHAVAIRLGDSAALVLQFVDQGAAEYAVEHTLHKMRGRHRGGRLKMKLDVKKMDFDERTMWKMDFDDRVMLKIDFDVKENG; from the exons ATGCCCGCCTCCGTGCCGCCAGATCGCCGTCGCCTGGAGTCTTCGGGGAACAGCCTCAACGAAAATCCGAGCACCGTCGTCGACGGCCATCTCCGCCCAGCGTGCCTGATCCCTGGAACAGCCTCGCGCGGTGCCAAAACCACATCCGCCGCCGTCTTGAAGCTGGCCGTCCTCTCGCCAG CACCAGCTCCGAAGCTCCGAtctggcggcgtcgtcggcatcCAGGCAAGACATCAAGCCTACGCTGCACCAA TGGTGCAGGGGACCGATGTGATCCATGCTGTCGCAATCAG GTTAGGGGACTCTGCAGCCTTGGTGCTGCAATTTGTTGATCAAGGAGCAGCTGAGTATGCAG TTGAGCATACTCTGCATAAGATGAGAGGAAGGCACAGGGGAGGGAGACTGAAAATGAAGCTCGACGTTAAGAAAATGGACTTTGATGAGAGGACGATGTGGAAAATGGACTTTGATGATAGGGTGATGCTGAAAATCGACTTTGATGTTAAAGAAAATGGTTGA
- the LOC9271378 gene encoding uncharacterized protein isoform X1 — MPASVPPDRRRLESSGNSLNENPSTVVDGHLRPACLIPGTASRGAKTTSAAVLKLAVLSPAPAPKLRSGGVVGIQARHQAYAAPRVAAVVQGTDVIHAVAIRLGDSAALVLQFVDQGAAEYAVEHTLHKMRGRHRGGRLKMKLDVKKMDFDERTMWKMDFDDRVMLKIDFDVKENG, encoded by the exons ATGCCCGCCTCCGTGCCGCCAGATCGCCGTCGCCTGGAGTCTTCGGGGAACAGCCTCAACGAAAATCCGAGCACCGTCGTCGACGGCCATCTCCGCCCAGCGTGCCTGATCCCTGGAACAGCCTCGCGCGGTGCCAAAACCACATCCGCCGCCGTCTTGAAGCTGGCCGTCCTCTCGCCAG CACCAGCTCCGAAGCTCCGAtctggcggcgtcgtcggcatcCAGGCAAGACATCAAGCCTACGCTGCACCAA GGGTGGCTGCAGTGGTGCAGGGGACCGATGTGATCCATGCTGTCGCAATCAG GTTAGGGGACTCTGCAGCCTTGGTGCTGCAATTTGTTGATCAAGGAGCAGCTGAGTATGCAG TTGAGCATACTCTGCATAAGATGAGAGGAAGGCACAGGGGAGGGAGACTGAAAATGAAGCTCGACGTTAAGAAAATGGACTTTGATGAGAGGACGATGTGGAAAATGGACTTTGATGATAGGGTGATGCTGAAAATCGACTTTGATGTTAAAGAAAATGGTTGA
- the LOC4344030 gene encoding probable transcription factor At5g28040, whose translation MLPAGGYPSAAAISFPDADVDDDSDDGDFTDAPLIDPSDPTFPNPASSSAAAAAMATPASAGGGSGSVGGVGSSSGGGERRPLFQRLWTEEDEIVILRGFAEFTAARGTAFASHQYDTDPFYEDMRGRLQLGFSKSQLVEKLRRLKRKYRNCVSRLRGSGSAFSFRSPHEQAIFEIARNIWRPTNKHGRDGDSDDEDATQVTPAPVPVNTSPNGEVKSPTSGRQRRRRRGGDFAATAPAAAPATTNMVQPIQPVQVPVSVPVKMDDTLPALSQTTMPITVTMEGSEPLRLPVMPPQPAVLDADKSCLTPLFKEMVRAVINIESNPFGAQLSEPPHGLPMEGEKWRKQRILELEVYLKRIELLQDQVKATLEELKSSAPGT comes from the coding sequence ATGCTCCCCGCCGGCGGCTacccgtcggccgccgccatctccttccCCGACGCCGACGTGGATGACGactccgacgacggcgacttCACCGACGCCCCCCTCATCGACCCCTCCGACCCCACCTTCCCCaacccggcctcctcctccgccgccgccgccgccatggctacTCCAGCCTCTGCGGggggcgggagcgggagcgtgGGAGGCGtcggctcctcctccggcggcggcgagaggaggccgCTGTTCCAGCGGCTGTGGACGGAGGAGGACGAGATCGTGATCCTCCGCGGGTTCGCGGAGTTCACCGCGGCGCGCGGCACGGCGTTCGCGTCGCACCAGTACGACACCGACCCCTTCTACGAGGACATGCGCGGCCGCCTCCAGCTCGGCTTCTCCAAGAGCCAGCTCGTCGAGAAGCTCCGCCGCCTCAAGCGCAAGTACCGCAACTGCGTCTCCCGCCTCCGGGGATCCGGCAGCGCCTTCTCCTTCCGCTCGCCGCACGAGCAGGCCATCTTCGAGATCGCGCGCAACATCTGGCGCCCCACCAACAAGCACGGCCGGGACGGCGactccgacgacgaggacgccaCGCAGGTCACCCCAGCGCCCGTTCCCGTGAACACCAGCCCCAATGGTGAGGTCAAGTCCCCAACCtcagggcggcagcggcgtcgcAGGCGTGGCGGAGATTTTGCCGCCACCGCGCCTGCCGCTGCTCCGGCCACCACCAACATGGTGCAGCCCATTCAGCCGGTGCAGGTGCCGGTTTCGGTGCCCGTCAAGATGGATGACACGCTTCCTGCGTTGTCGCAGACCACAATGCCAATTACAGTGACAATGGAGGGCTCGGAACCCCTCAGATTGCCGGTCATGCCACCTCAGCCGGCTGTTTTAGATGCCGACAAGAGTTGCTTGACGCCTCTGTTTAAGGAGATGGTACGTGCAGTGATAAATATCGAATCAAACCCGTTCGGTGCACAACTGTCCGAGCCGCCACATGGTTTGCCCATGGAAGGGGAGAAATGGAGGAAGCAGCGTATATTGGAGCTGGAGGTATACTTGAAACGGATCGAGCTGCTGCAGGACCAGGTGAAGGCTACGCTTGAGGAGCTCAAGTCCTCCGCGCCTGGGACTTGA
- the LOC9271378 gene encoding uncharacterized protein isoform X2: protein MPASVPPDRRRLESSGNSLNENPSTVVDGHLRPACLIPGTASRGAKTTSAAVLKLAVLSPAPKLRSGGVVGIQARHQAYAAPRVAAVVQGTDVIHAVAIRLGDSAALVLQFVDQGAAEYAVEHTLHKMRGRHRGGRLKMKLDVKKMDFDERTMWKMDFDDRVMLKIDFDVKENG, encoded by the exons ATGCCCGCCTCCGTGCCGCCAGATCGCCGTCGCCTGGAGTCTTCGGGGAACAGCCTCAACGAAAATCCGAGCACCGTCGTCGACGGCCATCTCCGCCCAGCGTGCCTGATCCCTGGAACAGCCTCGCGCGGTGCCAAAACCACATCCGCCGCCGTCTTGAAGCTGGCCGTCCTCTCGCCAG CTCCGAAGCTCCGAtctggcggcgtcgtcggcatcCAGGCAAGACATCAAGCCTACGCTGCACCAA GGGTGGCTGCAGTGGTGCAGGGGACCGATGTGATCCATGCTGTCGCAATCAG GTTAGGGGACTCTGCAGCCTTGGTGCTGCAATTTGTTGATCAAGGAGCAGCTGAGTATGCAG TTGAGCATACTCTGCATAAGATGAGAGGAAGGCACAGGGGAGGGAGACTGAAAATGAAGCTCGACGTTAAGAAAATGGACTTTGATGAGAGGACGATGTGGAAAATGGACTTTGATGATAGGGTGATGCTGAAAATCGACTTTGATGTTAAAGAAAATGGTTGA
- the LOC124849263 gene encoding uncharacterized LOC124849263: protein MLAAAAAAAAAVKGRIKSRPRLPPLASPATTSTCAPAPAATARRGSHAAASQVVSHASLLLRLQSCPDFQEARRLHAAVLVGGHGHGTVLVAQLVRAYAKLGDVAHALRVFDGMPRRNSFAWNAVIKGLVDAGRFSEALEMFWGMVNDGSVAVDGFTYPPVIKACAALGAVAQGRKVWEMVETDIASGNARPNVFVQCALVDMFAKCGCLDEARNVFESMQVRDLAAWTAMIGGTVHSGNWLEVVDLFNHMRSEGFGVDSLIAATVISACGRAGELQVGTALHGCAVKSGASGDIYVSNALVDMYCKCGCVEMADCLFWSTNSKDVVSWSSLIVGYSQNGMHNVSVSLFCEMISLGINPNSSTLASILPCLSVLKLIRSGKEIHCFSIRHGLERSEFVVSALIDLYSKQGLIRVAETIFWLTLDKDLAIWNSMVAGYAVNGYSDSAFCALRLLQKVGLKPDHVTVVSVLPLCNQHHMLIQGKELHAYVIKYCINSVCSVNNALLDMYCKCGFLEVAKEVFQLMTERNTVTYNILISSFGKHNHEDQALSFFDLMKRDGIAPDKVTFVALLSCCSHAGLIDKGLHLYHSMLHDYNISPEKEHYSCIVDLYSRCGKLDEAWCFMSNMAEEPEIDVLGGLLAACRVHNRMDIAELVGKRIFEQNPNDPGYHILLSNIYADAGMWSDVTRIRTMIQERNLKKETGNSLT from the coding sequence atgctcgccgccgccgccgccgccgccgccgccgtcaaggGGAGGATCAAATCGCGGCCACGGCTACCTCCTctcgcctcgccggcgacgacttcCACAtgcgctcccgctcccgccgccaccgctcgccgcggcTCTCATGCGGCCGCGTCTCAAGTCGTCTCCCACGCGTcgctcctcctccggctgcAGTCGTGCCCGGATTTCCAGGAGGCACGGAGGCTTCACGCGGCggtcctcgtcggcggccacggccacggcacCGTCCTCGTCGCACAGTTGGTGCGCGCGTACGCGAAGCTCGGGGATGTCGCGCACGCGCTGCgggtgttcgacggaatgccgAGGAGGAACTCCTTCGCGTGGAACGCCGTGATCAAGGGCCTTGTCGACGCTGGTAGATTCTCGGAGGCGCTGGAGATGTTTTGGGGGATGGTGAACGATGGCTCGGTAGCGGTGGATGGTTTCACGTATCCGCCTGTCATCAAGGCGTGTGCTGCGCTTGGAGCTGTTGCGCAGGGGAGGAAGGTATGGGAGATGGTGGAGACTGACATTGCCAGCGGTAATGCGAGGCCCAACGTGTTTGTGCAGTGCGCGCTTGTGGATATGTTTGCAAAGTGTGGGTGCTTGGATGAAGCAAGGAATGTTTTTGAGAGCATGCAAGTGAGGGATTTGGCTGCGTGGACTGCGATGATTGGAGGAACTGTGCATTCAGGGAACTGGCTTGAGGTGGTGGATTTGTTCAATCACATGAGATCAGAAGGGTTTGGGGTTGACTCTCTAATTGCTGCAACTGTCATTTCAGCGTGTGGGAGAGCAGGTGAATTGCAGGTTGGAACTGCATTGCATGGATGTGCTGTGAAAAGTGGAGCAAGTGGTGATATATATGTTTCCAACGCCTTGGTAGATATGTACTGCAAATGCGGTTGCGTAGAGATGGCTGATTGTCTTTTCTGGTCTACAAATTCCAAAGATGTTGTCTCCTGGAGTAGCTTGATTGTGGGGTATTCACAAAATGGAATGCATAATGTGAGTGTCAGTTTGTTCTGTGAAATGATCTCTTTGGGGATAAACCCCAACTCTAGTACTCTGGCAAGCATACTTCCTTGTCTTTCTGTGCTGAAGTTAATCAGGAGTGGAAAAGAAATTCATTGCTTCTCTATAAGACATGGACTTGAGAGAAGTGAGTTTGTAGTGAGCGCACTTATAGACTTGTACAGCAAACAGGGGTTGATAAGGGTGGCAGAAACTATATTTTGGCTTACGCTGGACAAAGATCTAGCCATTTGGAACTCAATGGTTGCAGGATATGCTGTGAATGGATATTCAGACTCTGCATTCTGCGCATTGAGGTTATTACAGAAAGTGGGTTTAAAACCTGATCATGTGACTGTTGTTTCAGTTCTTCCTTTATGCAATCAACACCATATGCTCATCCAGGGTAAGGAACTACATGCATATGTGATCAAGTATTGTATTAACTCAGTCTGCTCAGTCAATAATGCACTTCTAGATATGTATTGCAAGTGTGGTTTCCTAGAAGTAGCTAAAGAGGTTTTTCAACTGATGACAGAACGCAATACAGTTACATATAACATACTGATTTCTTCTTTTGGAAAGCATAACCATGAAGATCAAGCCCTATCATTTTTCGATCTAATGAAGAGAGATGGAATTGCTCCAGATAAAGTGACTTTTGTGGCACTACTATCTTGTTGTAGCCATGCTGGTCTCATTGACAAGGGTTTGCACTTATATCATTCCATGTTACATGACTACAATATTTCTCCAGAGAAGGAACACTACTCATGCATTGTTGATCTCTACAGCAGATGTGGGAAGCTTGATGAGGCTTGGTGTTTCATGTCAAATATGGCAGAAGAGCCAGAAATCGATGTCCTTGGAGGGCTCTTGGCAGCATGTAGAGTGCATAATAGAATGGACATTGCTGAGCTGGTTGGGAAAAGAATATTTGAGCAAAATCCCAATGATCCTGGCTATCATATTCTGCTTTCTAATATCTACGCCGATGCTGGAATGTGGTCTGATGTGACAAGGATAAGAACTATGATACAAGAgagaaatttgaagaaggaaaCAGGAAATAGCTTGACCTAA